The following are encoded in a window of Arthrobacter antioxidans genomic DNA:
- a CDS encoding GH25 family lysozyme: MTTRRTSTLAGVAVLLTAILIGPVAPVSVAPALAIENIDGAPPAAPTTVAEAPAGDEAPVDDGKAAEVEPSALPKDVLEPAADEAEETEQQGLSAMAPEERNASMGQGLARIAETGDPQVPRAAESRDSRPDGTEGVESPSDEGSAATNYWTPGGVLGVDVSSHQGRFVDWPSAWRYGSRFAYVKATENNDYVNPYFSDQYAGSAASGMYRGAYHFALPNMSSGSEQAKFFVRNGGGWSADGKTLPPLLDVEFNPYPSLGNTCYNMTPSQMVAWIADFSREMQVLTGRKPMIYTAASWWNQCTGNSTAFGDHALHIARYGTTTPGTMPTGWTKQDVWQYTDSGPVIGDWNQWNGDLASLDTFARNTSNSPEARAAAAISALVSSAPELGAVKSGVVCGLVDGGCYQGFNNGTVIWSSGTGAVISLNGPIRSAWVSAGAQNGVLGYPKAAQVCGIRDGGCYQSFQKGEMFWSEASGAEISKAGAIRTAYRAAGAENGALGFPVAAEICGIRDGGCYQSFQRGEILWSPASGAQISKAGPIRTAYRAAGAENTILGYPVTAEICGLRDGGCYQAYQNGEILYSSKTGAHISRAGGIRDLYRSSKAENGVLGFPDGEETCGLKNRGCYQAFQGGEIFWSPTTGAEITYNSPIRTTYRTAGAENGILGYPANAQICGIRDAGCYQSFQGGEIFWSTASGAEISRQGGIRDLYRSMGAENGRLGFPTSAEICGLREGGCYQSFQGGEILWSPSTGAKPVTTGSIRTAYRSAGAENSSLGYPRVNEICGLREGGCYQSFEGGEVLWSAKTGARITAEGPIRTTYRQSGAENGALGYPTSNQTCTTSTRCTQTFQRGTLTWTPTTGVRKT, translated from the coding sequence ATGACAACCAGACGAACCTCTACCCTGGCCGGCGTCGCTGTCCTGCTGACAGCGATCCTCATCGGTCCCGTTGCCCCTGTGTCGGTAGCACCGGCCCTCGCGATCGAGAACATCGACGGAGCTCCGCCGGCCGCTCCGACCACCGTCGCCGAGGCCCCGGCCGGCGATGAGGCCCCCGTCGACGACGGGAAGGCCGCCGAGGTGGAGCCCTCCGCCCTTCCGAAGGATGTCCTCGAGCCGGCTGCGGACGAGGCGGAAGAGACGGAACAGCAGGGTCTCTCCGCGATGGCGCCCGAGGAGAGGAACGCCTCCATGGGACAGGGACTCGCACGGATCGCCGAGACCGGCGACCCCCAGGTCCCTCGCGCCGCGGAGTCGCGCGACAGCCGTCCCGATGGAACGGAGGGCGTCGAATCCCCCTCGGACGAAGGTTCGGCCGCAACGAACTACTGGACTCCGGGCGGAGTCCTCGGTGTGGATGTGAGCAGTCATCAGGGGAGGTTCGTCGACTGGCCGTCGGCGTGGAGGTACGGTTCCCGCTTCGCCTACGTGAAGGCGACCGAGAACAACGACTACGTCAACCCCTACTTCTCCGATCAGTACGCAGGGTCGGCTGCGTCGGGGATGTATCGGGGTGCGTATCACTTCGCCCTACCGAACATGTCCTCGGGTTCTGAGCAGGCGAAATTCTTCGTCAGGAACGGTGGAGGATGGAGCGCGGACGGCAAGACCCTCCCGCCCCTCCTCGACGTCGAGTTCAATCCCTACCCGTCACTGGGCAACACCTGCTACAACATGACGCCGTCCCAGATGGTCGCATGGATCGCCGACTTCTCACGGGAGATGCAGGTGCTGACCGGTCGTAAGCCGATGATCTACACCGCGGCCAGCTGGTGGAACCAATGCACCGGCAACTCCACGGCGTTCGGCGATCACGCGCTGCACATAGCGCGCTACGGGACGACCACCCCCGGCACGATGCCCACCGGGTGGACCAAGCAGGATGTCTGGCAGTATACGGACAGCGGCCCGGTGATCGGCGACTGGAACCAGTGGAACGGGGATCTCGCGAGCCTGGACACCTTCGCCAGGAACACCTCGAACTCGCCGGAAGCGCGTGCGGCGGCGGCTATCTCAGCGCTGGTCTCTTCTGCTCCGGAGCTCGGTGCGGTGAAGTCCGGTGTGGTCTGTGGCCTGGTCGATGGAGGGTGCTACCAGGGATTCAACAACGGCACGGTCATCTGGTCCTCCGGGACGGGTGCTGTGATCTCCCTCAACGGCCCCATCCGCAGTGCATGGGTGAGCGCCGGAGCCCAGAACGGTGTCCTGGGCTACCCGAAGGCCGCCCAGGTATGCGGGATCCGCGATGGCGGCTGCTACCAGTCCTTCCAGAAGGGCGAGATGTTCTGGTCCGAAGCCTCCGGAGCCGAGATCAGCAAGGCCGGCGCGATCCGCACCGCCTACCGCGCCGCAGGCGCGGAGAACGGAGCCCTGGGCTTCCCCGTCGCCGCGGAGATCTGCGGGATCCGCGATGGCGGCTGCTACCAGTCCTTCCAGCGGGGCGAGATCCTGTGGTCCCCGGCCTCCGGAGCCCAGATCAGCAAGGCCGGCCCGATCCGCACCGCCTACCGCGCCGCAGGAGCCGAGAACACCATCCTCGGCTACCCCGTCACCGCGGAGATCTGCGGCCTCAGGGACGGCGGCTGCTACCAGGCCTACCAGAACGGGGAGATCCTCTACTCCAGCAAGACCGGAGCGCACATCAGCAGGGCCGGCGGGATCCGTGACCTCTACCGCAGCTCCAAGGCCGAGAACGGCGTCCTCGGATTCCCCGACGGCGAAGAGACCTGCGGCCTGAAGAACCGCGGCTGCTACCAGGCCTTCCAGGGCGGCGAGATCTTCTGGTCCCCCACCACCGGAGCCGAGATCACCTATAACAGCCCCATCCGCACCACCTACCGCACGGCAGGAGCAGAGAACGGCATCCTGGGCTACCCCGCGAACGCACAGATCTGCGGGATCCGCGACGCAGGGTGCTACCAGTCCTTCCAGGGCGGCGAGATCTTCTGGTCCACCGCCTCCGGAGCCGAGATCAGCAGGCAGGGCGGGATCCGCGACCTCTACCGATCCATGGGAGCCGAGAACGGCCGACTGGGCTTCCCCACCAGCGCCGAGATCTGCGGCCTGCGCGAGGGCGGCTGCTACCAGTCCTTCCAGGGCGGCGAGATCCTCTGGAGCCCGAGCACCGGAGCCAAACCCGTCACCACCGGATCCATCCGCACCGCCTACCGCAGCGCCGGCGCCGAGAACAGCTCCCTCGGCTACCCACGGGTCAACGAGATCTGCGGCCTGCGCGAGGGCGGCTGCTACCAGTCCTTCGAGGGCGGCGAAGTCCTCTGGAGCGCCAAGACCGGAGCCAGGATCACCGCCGAAGGGCCGATCCGCACCACCTACCGGCAGTCCGGCGCCGAGAACGGAGCCCTCGGCTACCCCACCAGCAACCAGACCTGCACCACCAGCACCCGCTGCACCCAGACCTTCCAACGCGGAACCCTCACCTGGACCCCCACCACCGGCGTCAGAAAAACCTGA
- a CDS encoding lipopolysaccharide biosynthesis protein, giving the protein MVRSRSSTPRPAGAERSVSGTWYLVGSLLQGLGLLLIQPFAIRILDERQWGYVSTSVVTIQVLVVLISAGLPLAITNLWFARERGQDRSLGMYGFMAIASAVLAAVAVLGLFGLGALGDGGVAPTTVLSVVSVGVLGTVLGSQAVLRAQNRPGRFVLLSIGSSVMANLLGLVGIILIAPTAEVYMGAYSLAVLATGVAALVLARPRLPWRVPGSSGESLRIAGPLLPHTGALMLLTQGSVLILAYAATVEDAGHFGAVLIFALGPITILNALNNAWSTRMMSAGRDRLVAETRRVSLEAAGWAAAVGLLASAGAAVGSFVLSTEPALVWPIAMTLPLVSTGYALFLVSSNLLYIANGTRRLAVATPCVLFVVALLAYWPASESGLVLVAMIQVLGFVCLGLLTYALVFRTPPGRSVPAALFLGGLGVQVAAVVLLGLVPLSLVAGVVEVAVVVAVLVALFLLRSRRKTEQTPSGSAQH; this is encoded by the coding sequence GTGGTGCGCAGCAGGTCCTCCACGCCACGGCCCGCAGGGGCCGAGCGGAGCGTCTCCGGCACGTGGTACCTCGTCGGGTCGCTCCTCCAGGGGCTGGGGCTCCTGCTCATCCAGCCCTTCGCCATCAGGATCCTGGACGAACGGCAATGGGGGTACGTCTCGACGTCGGTGGTGACCATCCAGGTCCTGGTCGTCCTCATCTCCGCAGGCCTCCCTCTCGCGATCACGAACCTCTGGTTCGCGCGTGAGCGGGGACAGGACCGCTCCCTGGGGATGTACGGCTTCATGGCCATCGCCTCAGCGGTACTGGCTGCCGTGGCGGTGCTCGGCCTCTTCGGCCTGGGCGCGCTGGGTGACGGGGGTGTGGCACCGACCACCGTCCTGTCGGTGGTCAGCGTCGGCGTCCTCGGAACGGTCCTGGGTTCACAGGCCGTCCTCCGCGCGCAGAACCGGCCCGGACGCTTCGTGTTGCTGAGTATCGGCTCGTCCGTCATGGCGAATCTCCTCGGTCTGGTGGGGATCATCCTCATCGCGCCCACCGCCGAGGTCTATATGGGTGCCTACAGCCTCGCTGTCCTGGCCACCGGAGTCGCGGCGCTCGTCCTCGCCCGGCCGCGCCTGCCGTGGAGGGTGCCGGGATCGAGCGGCGAATCGTTGAGGATCGCCGGCCCGCTACTGCCGCACACGGGTGCGCTCATGCTGCTCACACAGGGGTCCGTCCTGATCCTCGCCTATGCCGCCACGGTCGAGGACGCGGGTCATTTCGGGGCGGTCCTGATCTTCGCGTTGGGCCCGATCACGATCCTGAACGCCCTGAACAACGCCTGGTCCACCCGGATGATGTCCGCCGGGAGGGACCGGCTGGTGGCAGAGACCCGGCGCGTGTCCCTCGAAGCCGCGGGCTGGGCGGCGGCGGTCGGGCTCCTGGCCTCCGCCGGAGCAGCCGTGGGATCGTTCGTCCTCTCCACCGAGCCCGCGCTCGTCTGGCCGATCGCGATGACGCTCCCGCTGGTGTCGACCGGCTACGCGTTGTTCCTCGTGTCCTCCAACCTGCTGTACATCGCCAACGGGACGCGGCGCCTCGCCGTCGCGACGCCCTGCGTCCTGTTCGTCGTCGCCCTGCTCGCCTACTGGCCCGCCTCGGAGTCCGGCCTCGTGCTGGTGGCGATGATCCAGGTGCTCGGGTTCGTGTGCCTGGGCCTGCTGACCTATGCGTTGGTCTTTCGGACGCCTCCTGGCAGAAGCGTGCCCGCTGCGCTGTTCCTGGGAGGCCTCGGCGTGCAGGTGGCCGCCGTGGTCCTGCTCGGCCTCGTCCCGCTCAGCCTCGTCGCCGGTGTGGTCGAGGTCGCCGTGGTCGTCGCCGTCCTGGTGGCGCTGTTCCTTCTCCGGTCCCGGCGGAAGACCGAGCAGACGCCGTCGGGCTCCGCGCAGCACTAG
- a CDS encoding glycosyltransferase family 2 protein yields the protein MTIDVMFPYYGDVAMMKAAVQSVLDQEYRDFVLTIVDDGFPDDSLPAYFKSLTDSDERVRYFRNEVNLGANANYRKCLSLIEHDYVVIMGADDLMLPNYLSVVQEGFAGQAVDIIQPGVDVIDENGTVYEPVGDRVKSYLRRRLVGESASAVVKGEPLAASLLTGDWLYFPSLAWRSEAIKRHSFREQYDVVQDLALATDIIMSGGKMLVLAETCFLYRRHRESDSSVRALDGRRFAEERAFFDECVKDFRKLGWERAATAASRHASSRLHALTLLPQVARRRMWGGMRKLTAHAIAR from the coding sequence ATGACTATTGACGTGATGTTCCCCTATTACGGGGATGTGGCGATGATGAAGGCGGCAGTACAGTCCGTCCTCGACCAGGAATACCGTGACTTCGTGCTGACCATCGTCGACGACGGATTCCCGGACGATTCGCTGCCCGCCTACTTCAAGTCCCTGACGGACTCGGACGAGCGCGTCCGGTACTTCAGGAACGAGGTCAACCTCGGCGCGAACGCGAACTACCGGAAGTGCCTGTCCCTCATCGAGCACGACTACGTCGTGATCATGGGCGCGGACGACCTCATGCTCCCGAACTACCTCTCCGTGGTCCAGGAGGGCTTCGCGGGGCAGGCCGTGGACATCATCCAGCCCGGCGTCGACGTCATCGACGAGAACGGGACCGTCTACGAACCGGTGGGCGATCGGGTCAAGAGCTACCTGCGCCGGCGGCTCGTGGGAGAGAGCGCGAGTGCGGTCGTGAAGGGCGAACCGCTCGCCGCGAGCCTCCTCACGGGCGACTGGCTGTACTTCCCGTCCCTCGCCTGGCGATCCGAAGCCATCAAGCGCCACAGCTTCAGGGAGCAGTACGACGTCGTGCAGGACCTCGCCCTGGCGACGGACATCATCATGTCGGGCGGGAAGATGCTCGTCCTGGCGGAGACCTGCTTCCTCTACCGGCGCCACCGCGAATCCGACTCCTCCGTGCGGGCCCTCGACGGCCGCCGGTTCGCCGAGGAACGCGCTTTCTTCGACGAGTGCGTCAAGGACTTCCGGAAGCTCGGATGGGAGCGGGCCGCGACCGCCGCGAGCCGGCACGCGTCGTCCCGGCTCCATGCACTGACCCTTCTGCCCCAGGTGGCCCGACGCCGTATGTGGGGTGGCATGCGCAAGCTGACCGCTCACGCCATCGCCAGATAG
- a CDS encoding DUF2304 domain-containing protein, whose protein sequence is MSVALSLFSSILIVVAVLVMLRNGKLREKYAILWIVIGSLSIVLALFPSMLEFAADAVGVIIPANLLFALAILLLLGVSLHVSRELTILEDETRILAEEVSILRAAVERLSGSTATNVPRNRTDNPMNFDQQRKDL, encoded by the coding sequence ATGAGCGTGGCACTTTCACTGTTCTCCTCCATCCTGATCGTCGTCGCCGTCCTCGTGATGCTGCGCAACGGGAAACTGCGCGAGAAGTACGCCATCCTCTGGATCGTGATCGGCAGCCTGTCGATCGTCCTGGCGCTGTTCCCCAGCATGCTGGAATTCGCCGCGGACGCGGTCGGAGTGATCATCCCGGCCAATCTGCTCTTCGCACTGGCCATCCTCCTTCTCCTGGGAGTCTCCCTGCATGTATCCCGCGAGCTGACCATCCTCGAGGACGAGACCCGCATCCTCGCCGAAGAGGTATCGATCCTCCGTGCGGCAGTGGAGCGGTTGAGCGGCTCGACTGCCACCAACGTCCCCCGCAACCGGACCGACAACCCGATGAACTTTGACCAACAGAGGAAAGACCTATGA
- a CDS encoding glycosyltransferase family 2 protein, with translation MGNRPPSGILIVMPAWNEAEAIGDTIRDIRRVEPAMDILVVDDGSRDDTARIAAEAGAVVLKLPFNLGVGGAMRTGFKYALRNGYSGVIQVDSDGQHMPEEIAKVVKGLETADISIGARFAGKGDYQAKGPRRWAMSLLAAVISRVAGTRLTDVTSGFRAVNQRGLHQYIEHFPAEYLGDTVDSLVVALKSGCTVTQVPVEMRPRQAGTPSQGPLKSAIYLARSGLVLCFALARRKTPRDHQAPSTGDIAGEGPVPA, from the coding sequence ATGGGTAACAGACCGCCTTCCGGCATCCTGATCGTCATGCCTGCCTGGAATGAAGCAGAGGCGATCGGTGACACCATCAGGGACATCAGACGTGTGGAACCCGCAATGGACATCCTCGTGGTCGACGACGGCTCCCGGGACGACACGGCGAGGATCGCAGCGGAGGCCGGGGCCGTCGTCCTGAAGCTCCCGTTCAACCTGGGGGTCGGCGGCGCGATGCGCACCGGCTTCAAGTACGCGCTCCGCAACGGATACTCGGGCGTCATCCAGGTCGATTCGGACGGGCAGCACATGCCCGAGGAGATCGCGAAGGTCGTGAAAGGCCTGGAGACCGCCGACATCTCCATCGGGGCGAGATTCGCCGGCAAGGGGGACTACCAGGCGAAAGGGCCGCGCCGCTGGGCGATGTCGCTTCTCGCCGCGGTCATCTCGCGTGTGGCGGGCACCAGGCTGACCGACGTCACTTCCGGCTTCAGGGCCGTCAACCAGCGCGGCCTCCACCAGTACATCGAGCACTTCCCGGCGGAGTACCTCGGTGACACGGTCGATTCGCTCGTCGTCGCGCTCAAGTCAGGCTGTACGGTTACCCAGGTGCCCGTGGAGATGAGACCGCGCCAGGCCGGCACCCCGAGCCAGGGTCCGTTGAAATCGGCGATCTACCTCGCGCGGTCCGGACTGGTCCTGTGTTTCGCCCTCGCCCGGAGAAAGACTCCGCGTGATCACCAGGCTCCCTCGACCGGGGACATAGCAGGAGAAGGACCCGTACCAGCATGA
- a CDS encoding DUF6541 family protein produces the protein MSWWATAPAFVSTVLVFFGPGLLVLAAAGVRRLSLAALSAPISMTIGSCLAVVLPFVGVPFNPVSYLVFSVCLAAAVLLARRLLLRNDSAGLGSVRRYGDLALVDNQPMSRDGLPRWITRALVPVAIAFPAVIIGSRYIAGFGAPENFSQTFDNVYHLNAIKHIAETQNGSALSLGNLTEASQAFYPAAMHDLMALVVMMTGTPVPVAVNVGTIILGALVWPLSCVFLISRVIGYRPIPLLAAGVLCAGMSGFPYMMVAFGVLYPNHAAIALLPAALGLVVEALGMTPGRRRSFSLSAGLLAVAVVPGLALAHPSTLLALLAFAGPVVAGRAVREFQGHRGGTGERSRPVLWGILFVLYAGVTLVAWLKVRPSLAFAPWTPFQTNARAIGEILGSAPMGATTAWVLLILTVAGIYVAARQFRDMWWILMMFVIGGILYMVVSSWSLGWFRTFLTGVWYNDSFRLAALLPVVTLPLSVLGAEWLTGLLRRIGKRRTAEEPVIDGGSHPSPVERTRRVVPRITSSPITAAAAVLLLGVGTQGGTLAGVQIRMEEVFALEEESPLLTTDELALLQRVPDLVPADGVIVGNPRTGASLVYALADRRTVAPHIFGDRTDAEQTLLDHWDEAGYNVSVCDAITREGALWALDFGDQEIVPGDEPYIGLRALEDGSAPGISLVAEEGDARLYRVDACTES, from the coding sequence ATGAGCTGGTGGGCTACCGCCCCTGCTTTCGTTAGCACGGTACTCGTATTCTTCGGGCCGGGACTTCTCGTCCTGGCAGCAGCCGGCGTCAGGAGGCTCAGCCTCGCCGCCCTCTCGGCGCCGATCTCGATGACGATCGGCTCGTGCCTCGCCGTGGTGCTGCCCTTCGTCGGTGTGCCGTTCAACCCCGTGTCCTACCTGGTCTTCTCCGTGTGCCTCGCCGCGGCGGTCCTGCTCGCGCGGCGGCTGCTCCTGAGGAACGATTCCGCAGGCCTCGGCTCGGTTCGCCGCTACGGGGACCTGGCCCTGGTGGACAACCAGCCGATGTCCCGTGACGGACTCCCCCGCTGGATCACGAGGGCGCTGGTCCCGGTCGCCATCGCGTTCCCGGCCGTGATCATCGGAAGTCGGTACATCGCGGGGTTCGGGGCACCGGAGAACTTCTCGCAGACGTTCGACAACGTGTACCACCTCAATGCGATCAAGCACATCGCCGAGACCCAGAACGGTTCGGCGCTGAGCCTCGGGAATCTGACCGAGGCCTCCCAGGCCTTCTATCCCGCCGCCATGCACGATCTCATGGCACTCGTGGTCATGATGACCGGCACCCCCGTACCTGTCGCGGTCAACGTCGGCACGATCATCCTCGGGGCCCTGGTGTGGCCGCTCTCCTGCGTGTTCCTGATCAGCCGGGTCATCGGCTACCGGCCCATCCCGCTGCTCGCGGCCGGCGTCCTGTGCGCGGGCATGAGCGGTTTCCCCTACATGATGGTCGCCTTCGGTGTCCTCTACCCGAACCACGCGGCCATCGCCCTCCTGCCGGCCGCCCTGGGGCTGGTCGTCGAAGCCCTCGGGATGACCCCCGGGCGTCGTCGCTCGTTCTCCCTCTCCGCCGGGCTGCTCGCGGTCGCGGTCGTCCCGGGCCTCGCTCTCGCCCACCCCAGTACGCTCCTCGCCCTCCTGGCGTTCGCCGGGCCGGTCGTCGCGGGGAGAGCGGTGAGGGAGTTCCAGGGGCACCGGGGCGGAACGGGCGAGCGCTCGCGCCCTGTCCTCTGGGGCATCCTCTTCGTCCTGTACGCGGGCGTCACGCTCGTCGCATGGCTGAAGGTCCGGCCGTCGCTGGCCTTCGCCCCCTGGACACCCTTCCAGACCAACGCCCGGGCGATCGGCGAGATCCTCGGAAGTGCCCCGATGGGGGCGACCACGGCGTGGGTGCTCCTGATCCTGACGGTCGCCGGAATCTACGTCGCGGCGCGGCAGTTCCGGGACATGTGGTGGATCCTCATGATGTTCGTCATCGGCGGCATCCTGTACATGGTGGTGTCGAGCTGGAGTCTGGGCTGGTTCCGTACCTTCCTGACCGGGGTCTGGTACAACGACAGTTTCCGCCTCGCGGCGCTGCTTCCCGTCGTCACGCTTCCCCTGAGCGTTCTCGGCGCCGAATGGCTGACGGGTCTCCTGCGGCGGATCGGGAAGCGACGGACCGCAGAGGAACCGGTCATCGACGGGGGCTCACACCCCTCCCCCGTGGAACGGACCCGCCGCGTGGTACCCAGGATCACCAGCAGCCCGATCACCGCTGCGGCGGCCGTCCTCCTCCTCGGGGTGGGGACCCAGGGAGGGACCCTGGCCGGAGTCCAGATCCGCATGGAGGAGGTCTTCGCGCTCGAGGAGGAATCTCCCCTCCTGACCACCGATGAGCTCGCTCTCCTGCAGCGCGTCCCCGATCTCGTCCCGGCCGACGGCGTGATCGTGGGCAATCCCCGGACCGGTGCGTCCCTCGTCTATGCCCTCGCGGACCGGCGCACCGTCGCACCCCATATCTTCGGGGACCGTACCGACGCCGAGCAGACACTCCTCGATCACTGGGACGAGGCCGGGTACAACGTGTCGGTCTGTGACGCCATCACGCGCGAGGGCGCCCTCTGGGCCCTTGATTTCGGCGATCAGGAGATCGTGCCGGGGGACGAGCCCTACATCGGTCTCCGGGCTTTGGAGGACGGGAGCGCCCCTGGCATCTCCCTCGTCGCGGAGGAAGGCGACGCCCGCCTCTACCGCGTCGATGCCTGCACGGAATCGTGA
- a CDS encoding serpin family protein: MRNQQWRRRIAAMTAVGVAVILTACSSAAPEQLSASVERAVVAQDQFSDAEQALLRSSFRLGAAMTTDPDTNQVTSPLSALYALSMLRAGAGTTTAAEMDAVLGLPIDHRDEALNALMASVQQFDGDPGDVDEDNPPEVPLLRITNAAFVPEDDIIGQSYLETLARHYGSGVYPVDFAAPETPGRIDAWVSEETGGRIDKAPLKVDRRTILSLLNVVFFAAAWEQPFDESATHDDDFRLADGTMASVPTMHASPVVRHARGEGWSGIDLPYREGFSMRLVLPDEGTEPLWSEDEFVAIGATLDAAEPRPVELALPTWDHAYDQDLLVVLRAMGLDESIGTAPDFDAITPNAYVSGAAQSANITVAEKGTVAAAVTQITMAETSAPMVPDLSISFDRPFGYQIIHEDTGLPVFLGTVADPR; the protein is encoded by the coding sequence ATGCGCAATCAGCAGTGGCGTCGACGTATCGCAGCAATGACCGCAGTAGGAGTGGCAGTAATTTTGACCGCGTGCTCGAGTGCTGCCCCCGAACAGCTTTCCGCCTCCGTAGAACGTGCCGTCGTCGCGCAGGATCAATTTTCCGACGCCGAGCAAGCGCTCCTGCGTTCATCGTTCCGGTTGGGAGCGGCGATGACCACGGACCCGGATACGAATCAGGTCACCAGCCCCTTGAGCGCTCTCTACGCGCTGTCGATGCTCCGCGCCGGCGCGGGCACCACGACGGCGGCGGAAATGGATGCGGTGCTCGGGTTGCCCATCGATCACCGCGACGAAGCGCTCAACGCCCTGATGGCGAGCGTCCAACAGTTCGACGGCGATCCGGGCGACGTGGATGAGGACAATCCACCCGAGGTTCCGCTGCTGCGCATCACGAATGCAGCCTTCGTGCCGGAAGACGACATCATCGGCCAGTCCTATCTCGAAACCCTCGCGCGGCACTACGGGTCTGGCGTGTACCCCGTGGACTTCGCAGCGCCCGAGACGCCCGGGCGCATCGACGCATGGGTCTCGGAGGAGACAGGCGGGCGCATCGACAAAGCCCCGCTGAAGGTCGACAGAAGGACGATCCTCAGTCTGCTCAACGTGGTGTTCTTCGCGGCGGCATGGGAGCAGCCATTCGACGAATCCGCCACCCACGATGACGATTTCAGGCTCGCCGACGGCACTATGGCGAGTGTGCCGACCATGCACGCCTCACCCGTGGTGCGGCACGCACGTGGAGAGGGCTGGTCGGGAATCGACCTGCCGTATCGAGAAGGCTTCTCCATGCGCCTGGTTCTCCCCGATGAAGGAACCGAGCCGCTGTGGTCGGAGGACGAGTTCGTCGCGATCGGGGCGACCCTCGACGCGGCGGAACCTCGTCCCGTCGAACTGGCACTACCAACGTGGGATCACGCCTATGACCAGGATCTGCTCGTGGTCCTGCGGGCCATGGGCCTCGACGAATCAATCGGAACTGCGCCCGACTTCGACGCGATCACACCGAACGCCTACGTGTCAGGAGCGGCGCAATCCGCAAACATCACCGTCGCCGAGAAAGGCACCGTGGCAGCCGCGGTCACGCAGATCACCATGGCGGAAACATCGGCTCCCATGGTGCCCGACCTGAGCATCTCCTTCGACAGGCCCTTCGGCTACCAGATCATCCACGAGGACACGGGCCTGCCCGTCTTCCTCGGGACAGTCGCAGACCCGCGCTAA
- a CDS encoding IS110 family transposase yields MSDPEVQEQRVVVGVDTHADIHHVAVVTEYGKPIADQAFLTTAAGYREALRFITGFGEVLQIGMEGTGTYGAALTKVLQGEGMIVIEVDRPDRQHRRLKGKTDPLDAYRAAQSVIAGRSTAVPKAKDGPVECLRVLRAVRVPAMKSRSAAINQIKGLLISAPEVLRSEYQGMPTATMIGVMARSRPSGHQADPSYVTARVLKALAVRYQHLSEEIDEATAQLKDILESYAPMLQELTGVGTDVASQLLVTLGDNQDRVRNEAQFAALAGVAPVPASSGKTSRHRLSRGGDRQANCALHHIVLVRMNIDPRTKEYVAQRTEEGKSKREIMRCLKRYVAREVYRQITNPVPAPAIADLRPLRHELGVTLQEAAGSLGEWPSTLSRLERGRTRNDHLLLRYRGWLHDHNTGAEALTDSAVDALQV; encoded by the coding sequence GTGTCAGATCCTGAAGTGCAGGAACAACGCGTTGTGGTGGGTGTCGACACGCACGCTGATATTCATCACGTCGCCGTCGTCACCGAGTACGGCAAACCGATAGCCGACCAGGCGTTCCTCACGACTGCCGCGGGCTATCGTGAGGCTCTTCGCTTCATCACCGGATTCGGTGAAGTGCTGCAGATAGGCATGGAAGGTACCGGCACCTACGGCGCTGCCCTGACAAAGGTCCTGCAGGGCGAAGGGATGATTGTCATTGAAGTAGACCGGCCCGACCGCCAGCACCGCCGGCTCAAGGGCAAGACAGACCCACTGGATGCGTATCGTGCAGCTCAATCCGTCATCGCAGGTAGGAGTACCGCGGTCCCGAAAGCCAAGGACGGGCCTGTTGAATGCCTACGGGTCCTGCGCGCAGTACGAGTACCCGCAATGAAGTCGCGCAGCGCAGCGATCAACCAGATCAAGGGCTTGTTGATCTCCGCTCCGGAGGTTTTGCGGTCCGAGTATCAGGGCATGCCCACGGCGACCATGATCGGGGTCATGGCCCGATCCCGACCGTCCGGGCACCAGGCCGATCCCTCCTATGTGACGGCGCGCGTGCTCAAGGCGTTGGCCGTGCGTTACCAGCACCTGAGCGAGGAAATCGATGAAGCTACCGCCCAGCTGAAGGACATCCTGGAGTCGTATGCGCCGATGCTACAGGAGCTGACCGGTGTTGGCACCGATGTCGCATCCCAACTGCTTGTCACACTCGGAGACAACCAGGATCGGGTGAGGAACGAGGCCCAGTTCGCGGCCCTCGCGGGTGTCGCCCCGGTTCCTGCCTCGTCGGGTAAGACCAGTCGTCACCGGCTCAGCCGCGGAGGTGACCGGCAGGCCAACTGCGCTTTGCACCACATCGTCCTGGTGCGCATGAACATCGACCCCCGAACCAAGGAGTATGTCGCTCAACGCACGGAGGAGGGTAAGAGCAAACGGGAGATCATGCGGTGCCTGAAGCGCTACGTCGCCCGCGAGGTCTACCGCCAGATCACCAACCCGGTTCCGGCACCCGCCATCGCGGACCTGCGACCTCTCCGCCACGAACTGGGCGTCACGCTGCAGGAAGCAGCCGGCAGTCTTGGTGAGTGGCCATCGACCCTCTCCCGGCTCGAGCGCGGCCGGACCCGCAACGATCACCTCCTCCTGCGCTACCGGGGCTGGCTTCATGATCACAACACCGGGGCAGAAGCCCTGACGGACTCAGCGGTCGACGCCTTACAGGTATGA